One genomic segment of Anguilla anguilla isolate fAngAng1 chromosome 2, fAngAng1.pri, whole genome shotgun sequence includes these proteins:
- the acbd4 gene encoding acyl-CoA-binding domain-containing protein 4 isoform X2: protein MPRDCCTDRAAVPVLSMAESEDSCVRRFRAAVDVIQNLPKNGAYRPSYEVMLRFYGLYKQAVCGPCRASRPGFWDPVGRYKWDAWSHLGEMSSSAAMTAYVEEMKKVAQEVIDTMPMNEKTASLFHYFEPLYLVIHDMPRPPEALLNLRAELEGSEQTASPTEAQTEMTEEPSTRQEACQRKSSDCHSTTLPDGLILTSDSESEVFCDSLEQLDQNKVTQVGAGQGGEGAGEGRPPPMRGRGSGREMRQGHRREETRGEPRGGARHPGGGAPGPGGGDGWEGGGGAERAQDAQLQLQQQIVSALRRLREDMHSVMERLEAVERLAAAQAQNAEWRSAVQFPAPSPEESQWWPFDVSGRTMLLLLLWPFVAQGLVFLLRRAQKKPRFAA, encoded by the exons ATGCCACGGGACTGTTGTACCGACAGAGCAGCTGTGCCAGTTCTGTCCATGGCAGAGTCAGAAGACAGCTGTGTCAGACGCTTCCGAGCTGCAGTTGACGTCATACAGAATCTCCCAAAAAACG GGGCCTACAGACCCTCCTATGAGGTGATGCTGCGCTTCTACGGGCTCTACAAGCAGGCGGTCTGCGGCCCCTGCAGGGCCTCCCGCCCGGGCTTCTGGGACCCCGTCGGCCGCTACAAATG GGACGCCTGGAGTCACCTgggagagatgagcagcagcgCGGCCATGACGGCGTATGtggaggagatgaagaaggTGGCGCAGGAG GTGATTGACACGATGCCAATGAACGAGAAGACGGCGTCTCTCTTCCACTACTTCGAACCTCTCTACCTCGTGATTCATGACATGCCAAGGCCGCCAGAGGCGCTGCTGAATCTCAGGGCAG AACTGGAGGGGAGTGAGCAGACAGCCAGCCCAACAGAGGCCCAGACTGAGATGACAGAGGAGCCTTCCACGAGGCAGGAAGCGTGTCAGAGGAAGTCCAGTGACTGTCACA GCACTACTTTGCCTGATGGCTTAATACTGACAAGTGACTCAGAGAGTGAGGTCTTCTGTGATTCGCTGGAGCAGCTGGACCAAAATAAG GTGACGCAGGTGGGAGCTGGGCAAGGCGGAGAAGGGGCGGGAGAAGGAAGACCTCCACcaatgagagggagaggctCAGGCAGGGAGATGCGGCAGGGGCATCGGAGGGAGGAGACAC GCGGCGAGCCGCGGGGCGGCGCCCGGcacccggggggcggggccccggggcccggggGCGGAGACGGctgggagggaggaggcggagccgagCGGGCGCAGGAcgcgcagctgcagctgcagcagcagatcGTGTCGGCGCTGCGTCGGCTGCGCGAGGACATGCACAGCGTGATGGAGCGGCTGGAGGCCGTGGAGAGGCTTGCGGCTGCGCAG GCTCAGAATGCTGAGTGGAGGTCCGCCGTTCAGTTCCCTGCTCCCTCGCCGGAG GAGAGCCAGTGGTGGCCGTTCGACGTGTCCGGACGCACgatgctgctcctgctgctctggCCCTTCGTCGCCCAGGGGCTGGTGTTCCTTCTGCGCCGCGCGCAAAAGAAGCCCCGCTTCGCCGCGTAG
- the LOC118221774 gene encoding 1-phosphatidylinositol 4,5-bisphosphate phosphodiesterase delta-3-A-like isoform X1, producing MLGRGKTASPAQKNKAQTAESKPHDPLRNLGVLEDEDVRVMLQGSSMVKVRSPRWQKRRGLRLLEDGVTVWCESSKSSRRAKAQMSFSVTDVECVREGCQSEALRKLAGSLPESQCFTLVFKGGRKSLDLRCPTEQEAQSWVRGIRTLQERVSNMSQKEKLDHWIRSYLKRADQNQDGKMSYEEVKRLLQMININLNEQYARTLFKKCDRSADGRLDHVEIEEFCRELLRRPELDMVFQRHSGNGCVMSALELRDFLREQGEDSSLVHALSLILTYELNEWAQKNQFMTPNGFTMYMLSRENDVLNPDHADVYQDMTQPMAHYYISSSHNTYLTKDQLTSTSSTEPYIRALNQGCRCVELDCWDGDKGEPVIYHGHTFTSKVLFKEVIETIAVYAFKASPYPLILSLENHCSVEQQEVMARHLCTILGDKLLTQPLNGQPLQNLPSPEELKWKILVKGKKESVRTGKTDCSSSSGSSSEDEAGEGNKNRAKKDPGKAASSKLSAELSDLVVYCRAVPFQSFEHAAKKSPAQMSSFSESEALRLIKESGKQFVCYNSRQFSRIYPSGQRLQSSNYNPQDMWNGGCQIVALNFQTPGEQMDLNQGRFLTNGGCGYVLKPGFLRSPDSDFNPENPTGSTGHIPTLLTLRVISAQQLPKLDTEKPKSIVDPQVTVEIHGVPIDNAREKTQRIDNNGFNPRWDCTLHFQLQVPELALVRFVVEDHDYTSKNDFVGQFTLPFFSMRTGYRHVHLLKADGSSLSPATLFIHIKVTRKNSPVKMASPPRH from the exons ATGTTGGGCAGAGGCAAGACAGCAAGCCCCGCGCAGAAGAATAAGGCACAGACGGCAGAATCAAAGCCACACGACCCCTTGAGGAATTTAG GTGTGCTGGAAGATGAGGACGTGCGGGTGATGCTGCAGGGCTCCAGCATGGTGAAGGTGCGCTCCCCGCGCTGGCAGAAGAGGCGTGGCCTGCGGCTGCTGGAGGACGGGGTCACCGTCTGGTGCGAGTCCAGCAAGAGCTCCCGCAGGGCCAAGGCCCAGATGAGCT tctcggTGACGGACGTGGAGTGCGTGCGCGAGGGCTGCCAGTCGGAGGCTCTGCGGAAGCTGGCCGGCTCCCTGCCCGAGAGCCAGTGCTTCACCCTGGTGTTCAAGGGCGGCCGGAAGAGCCTGGACCTGCGCTGCCCCACCGAGCAGGAGGCCCAGAGCTGGGTCCGCGGCATCCGCACCCTGCAGGAGAGGGTCTCCAACATGTCCCAGAAGGAGAAGCTCGACCA CTGGATCCGCAGCTACCTGAAACGGGCGGACCAGAACCAGGACGGGAAGATGAGCTACGAGGAGGTGAAGCGCCTGCTCCAGATGATCaacatcaacctgaacgagcaGTACGCCCGCACCCTCTTCAAG AAGTGTGACCGCTCAGCCGACGGGCGCCTGGACCACGTGGAGATCGAGGAGTTCTGCCGGGAGCTGCTTCGCCGGCCGGAGCTGGACATGGTGTTCCAGCGCCACTCGGGCAACGGCTGCGTCATGTCCGCCCTGGAGCTGCGCGACTTCCTGCGGGAGCAGGGCGAGGACTCCTCGCTCGTCCACGCTCTGAGCCTCATCCTCACCTACGAGCTCAACGAGTGGG CCCAGAAGAATCAGTTCATGACGCCGAACGGCTTCACCATGTACATGCTGTCGCGGGAGAACGACGTGCTGAACCCCGATCACGCCGACGTGTACCAGGACATGACCCAGCCCATGGCTCACTATTACATCTCCTCCTCACACAACACCTACCTCACCAAGGACCAGCTGACCAGCACTAGCAGCACGGAGCCCTACATCag AGCACTGAATCAGGGCTGCCGTTGCGTGGAGCTGGACTGCTGGGATGGGGACAAGGGAGAGCCGGTCATCTACCATGGCCACACCTTCACCTCCAAGGTGCTCTTCAAAGAGGTCATTGAGACCATTGCTGTGTACGCCTTCAAG GCCTCCCCATACCCCCTGATCCTGTCGCTGGAGAATCACTGTTCAGTGGAGCAGCAGGAGGTGATGGCCAGACACCTGTGTACCATTCTGGGGGACAAACTGCTTACCCAGCCCCTTAATGGCCAGCCACTGCAGAACCTACCATCTCCAGAG GAGCTGAAGTGGAAGATCTTGGTGAAGGGGAAGAAGGAAAGCGTGCGGACAGGGAAGACGGACTGCTCTTCCAGCTCCGGCTCCAGCTCAGAAGATGAGGCCGGAGAAGGCAACAAGAACAGAGCCAAGAAGGACCCTGGGAAG GCTGCGTCGTCCAAGCTGAGCGCGGAGCTGTCCGACCTGGTCGTGTACTGCCGCGCCGTGCCGTTCCAAAGCTTCGAACACGCCGCCAAGAAGTCCCCCGCCCAGATGTCGTCCTTCTCCGAGAGCGAAGCCCTCAGGCTCATCAAGGAATCGG GAAAACAGTTCGTCTGCTACAACAGCAGGCAGTTCAGTAGGATTTATCCATCCGGTCAGCGCCTGCAATCCTCCAATTACAACCCGCAGGACATGTGGAATGGTGGCTGCCAGATAG TGGCCCTGAATTTCCAGACCCCGGGCGAGCAGATGGACCTGAACCAGGGCCGCTTCCTGACCAACGGCGGCTGCGGCTACGTCCTGAAGCCCGGCTTCCTGCGGAGCCCCGACTCCGACTTCAACCCCGAGAACCCAACCGGCAGCACCGGACACATCCCTACCCTGCTCACCCTCCGG GTGATATCGGCCCAGCAGCTCCCCAAGCTGGACACAGAGAAGCCCAAATCCATTGTGGACCCTCAGGTCACGGTGGAGATTCATGGGGTCCCTATCGATAACGCTCGTGAAAAAACCCAGCGCATCGACAACAATG GCTTCAACCCCCGCTGGGACTGTACCCTGCACTTCCAGCTGCAGGTTCCAGAGCTGGCCCTGGTGCGCTTTGTGGTGGAGGACCACGACTACACCTCTAAGAACGACTTTGTGGGCCAGTTCACCCTGCCCTTCTTTAGCATGCGTACAG GTTACCGGCATGTCCACCTGCTGAAAGCCGACGGCTCCAGTCTGTCCCCCGCCACGCTCTTCATCCACATCAAGGTGACCCGCAAGAACAGTCCGGTCAAGATGGCGTCCCCTCCCCGTCACTGA
- the acbd4 gene encoding acyl-CoA-binding domain-containing protein 4 isoform X1 translates to MPRDCCTDRAAVPVLSMAESEDSCVRRFRAAVDVIQNLPKNGAYRPSYEVMLRFYGLYKQAVCGPCRASRPGFWDPVGRYKWDAWSHLGEMSSSAAMTAYVEEMKKVAQEVIDTMPMNEKTASLFHYFEPLYLVIHDMPRPPEALLNLRAELEGSEQTASPTEAQTEMTEEPSTRQEACQRKSSDCHSTTLPDGLILTSDSESEVFCDSLEQLDQNKDRTPVSKVTQVGAGQGGEGAGEGRPPPMRGRGSGREMRQGHRREETRGEPRGGARHPGGGAPGPGGGDGWEGGGGAERAQDAQLQLQQQIVSALRRLREDMHSVMERLEAVERLAAAQAQNAEWRSAVQFPAPSPEESQWWPFDVSGRTMLLLLLWPFVAQGLVFLLRRAQKKPRFAA, encoded by the exons ATGCCACGGGACTGTTGTACCGACAGAGCAGCTGTGCCAGTTCTGTCCATGGCAGAGTCAGAAGACAGCTGTGTCAGACGCTTCCGAGCTGCAGTTGACGTCATACAGAATCTCCCAAAAAACG GGGCCTACAGACCCTCCTATGAGGTGATGCTGCGCTTCTACGGGCTCTACAAGCAGGCGGTCTGCGGCCCCTGCAGGGCCTCCCGCCCGGGCTTCTGGGACCCCGTCGGCCGCTACAAATG GGACGCCTGGAGTCACCTgggagagatgagcagcagcgCGGCCATGACGGCGTATGtggaggagatgaagaaggTGGCGCAGGAG GTGATTGACACGATGCCAATGAACGAGAAGACGGCGTCTCTCTTCCACTACTTCGAACCTCTCTACCTCGTGATTCATGACATGCCAAGGCCGCCAGAGGCGCTGCTGAATCTCAGGGCAG AACTGGAGGGGAGTGAGCAGACAGCCAGCCCAACAGAGGCCCAGACTGAGATGACAGAGGAGCCTTCCACGAGGCAGGAAGCGTGTCAGAGGAAGTCCAGTGACTGTCACA GCACTACTTTGCCTGATGGCTTAATACTGACAAGTGACTCAGAGAGTGAGGTCTTCTGTGATTCGCTGGAGCAGCTGGACCAAAATAAG GACCGCACCCCTGTATCCAAGGTGACGCAGGTGGGAGCTGGGCAAGGCGGAGAAGGGGCGGGAGAAGGAAGACCTCCACcaatgagagggagaggctCAGGCAGGGAGATGCGGCAGGGGCATCGGAGGGAGGAGACAC GCGGCGAGCCGCGGGGCGGCGCCCGGcacccggggggcggggccccggggcccggggGCGGAGACGGctgggagggaggaggcggagccgagCGGGCGCAGGAcgcgcagctgcagctgcagcagcagatcGTGTCGGCGCTGCGTCGGCTGCGCGAGGACATGCACAGCGTGATGGAGCGGCTGGAGGCCGTGGAGAGGCTTGCGGCTGCGCAG GCTCAGAATGCTGAGTGGAGGTCCGCCGTTCAGTTCCCTGCTCCCTCGCCGGAG GAGAGCCAGTGGTGGCCGTTCGACGTGTCCGGACGCACgatgctgctcctgctgctctggCCCTTCGTCGCCCAGGGGCTGGTGTTCCTTCTGCGCCGCGCGCAAAAGAAGCCCCGCTTCGCCGCGTAG
- the LOC118221774 gene encoding 1-phosphatidylinositol 4,5-bisphosphate phosphodiesterase delta-3-A-like isoform X2, translating to MSQKEKLDHWIRSYLKRADQNQDGKMSYEEVKRLLQMININLNEQYARTLFKKCDRSADGRLDHVEIEEFCRELLRRPELDMVFQRHSGNGCVMSALELRDFLREQGEDSSLVHALSLILTYELNEWAQKNQFMTPNGFTMYMLSRENDVLNPDHADVYQDMTQPMAHYYISSSHNTYLTKDQLTSTSSTEPYIRALNQGCRCVELDCWDGDKGEPVIYHGHTFTSKVLFKEVIETIAVYAFKASPYPLILSLENHCSVEQQEVMARHLCTILGDKLLTQPLNGQPLQNLPSPEELKWKILVKGKKESVRTGKTDCSSSSGSSSEDEAGEGNKNRAKKDPGKAASSKLSAELSDLVVYCRAVPFQSFEHAAKKSPAQMSSFSESEALRLIKESGKQFVCYNSRQFSRIYPSGQRLQSSNYNPQDMWNGGCQIVALNFQTPGEQMDLNQGRFLTNGGCGYVLKPGFLRSPDSDFNPENPTGSTGHIPTLLTLRVISAQQLPKLDTEKPKSIVDPQVTVEIHGVPIDNAREKTQRIDNNGFNPRWDCTLHFQLQVPELALVRFVVEDHDYTSKNDFVGQFTLPFFSMRTGYRHVHLLKADGSSLSPATLFIHIKVTRKNSPVKMASPPRH from the exons ATGTCCCAGAAGGAGAAGCTCGACCA CTGGATCCGCAGCTACCTGAAACGGGCGGACCAGAACCAGGACGGGAAGATGAGCTACGAGGAGGTGAAGCGCCTGCTCCAGATGATCaacatcaacctgaacgagcaGTACGCCCGCACCCTCTTCAAG AAGTGTGACCGCTCAGCCGACGGGCGCCTGGACCACGTGGAGATCGAGGAGTTCTGCCGGGAGCTGCTTCGCCGGCCGGAGCTGGACATGGTGTTCCAGCGCCACTCGGGCAACGGCTGCGTCATGTCCGCCCTGGAGCTGCGCGACTTCCTGCGGGAGCAGGGCGAGGACTCCTCGCTCGTCCACGCTCTGAGCCTCATCCTCACCTACGAGCTCAACGAGTGGG CCCAGAAGAATCAGTTCATGACGCCGAACGGCTTCACCATGTACATGCTGTCGCGGGAGAACGACGTGCTGAACCCCGATCACGCCGACGTGTACCAGGACATGACCCAGCCCATGGCTCACTATTACATCTCCTCCTCACACAACACCTACCTCACCAAGGACCAGCTGACCAGCACTAGCAGCACGGAGCCCTACATCag AGCACTGAATCAGGGCTGCCGTTGCGTGGAGCTGGACTGCTGGGATGGGGACAAGGGAGAGCCGGTCATCTACCATGGCCACACCTTCACCTCCAAGGTGCTCTTCAAAGAGGTCATTGAGACCATTGCTGTGTACGCCTTCAAG GCCTCCCCATACCCCCTGATCCTGTCGCTGGAGAATCACTGTTCAGTGGAGCAGCAGGAGGTGATGGCCAGACACCTGTGTACCATTCTGGGGGACAAACTGCTTACCCAGCCCCTTAATGGCCAGCCACTGCAGAACCTACCATCTCCAGAG GAGCTGAAGTGGAAGATCTTGGTGAAGGGGAAGAAGGAAAGCGTGCGGACAGGGAAGACGGACTGCTCTTCCAGCTCCGGCTCCAGCTCAGAAGATGAGGCCGGAGAAGGCAACAAGAACAGAGCCAAGAAGGACCCTGGGAAG GCTGCGTCGTCCAAGCTGAGCGCGGAGCTGTCCGACCTGGTCGTGTACTGCCGCGCCGTGCCGTTCCAAAGCTTCGAACACGCCGCCAAGAAGTCCCCCGCCCAGATGTCGTCCTTCTCCGAGAGCGAAGCCCTCAGGCTCATCAAGGAATCGG GAAAACAGTTCGTCTGCTACAACAGCAGGCAGTTCAGTAGGATTTATCCATCCGGTCAGCGCCTGCAATCCTCCAATTACAACCCGCAGGACATGTGGAATGGTGGCTGCCAGATAG TGGCCCTGAATTTCCAGACCCCGGGCGAGCAGATGGACCTGAACCAGGGCCGCTTCCTGACCAACGGCGGCTGCGGCTACGTCCTGAAGCCCGGCTTCCTGCGGAGCCCCGACTCCGACTTCAACCCCGAGAACCCAACCGGCAGCACCGGACACATCCCTACCCTGCTCACCCTCCGG GTGATATCGGCCCAGCAGCTCCCCAAGCTGGACACAGAGAAGCCCAAATCCATTGTGGACCCTCAGGTCACGGTGGAGATTCATGGGGTCCCTATCGATAACGCTCGTGAAAAAACCCAGCGCATCGACAACAATG GCTTCAACCCCCGCTGGGACTGTACCCTGCACTTCCAGCTGCAGGTTCCAGAGCTGGCCCTGGTGCGCTTTGTGGTGGAGGACCACGACTACACCTCTAAGAACGACTTTGTGGGCCAGTTCACCCTGCCCTTCTTTAGCATGCGTACAG GTTACCGGCATGTCCACCTGCTGAAAGCCGACGGCTCCAGTCTGTCCCCCGCCACGCTCTTCATCCACATCAAGGTGACCCGCAAGAACAGTCCGGTCAAGATGGCGTCCCCTCCCCGTCACTGA